The Micromonospora sediminicola genome contains a region encoding:
- a CDS encoding DUF4193 domain-containing protein — translation MATDYDAPRRDEVDLGEDSLEELKARRVDSQSGAVDVDEAEVAESFELPGADLADEELTVKVLPMQQDEFRCARCFLVHHRSQLAVERNGDLICRECV, via the coding sequence ATGGCCACCGACTACGACGCCCCGCGTCGCGACGAGGTCGACCTCGGCGAGGACAGCCTGGAAGAGCTCAAGGCCCGGCGGGTCGACTCACAGTCGGGCGCCGTGGACGTCGACGAGGCCGAGGTGGCCGAGAGCTTCGAGCTGCCCGGCGCCGATCTGGCCGACGAGGAGCTCACGGTCAAGGTCCTCCCGATGCAGCAGGACGAGTTCCGGTGCGCGCGCTGCTTCCTGGTCCACCACCGCAGCCAGCTGGCGGTCGAGCGCAACGGCGACCTGATCTGCCGCGAGTGCGTCTGA
- a CDS encoding LytR C-terminal domain-containing protein, translating to MRALVVVGLLAVIALVIVVVAVVRDTQSKAGTAAGCPDGWQLVDLRLREQKDVKLNVYNATDEAGRAGLVADDFRNRKFQVKKVGNEKKAFDGVAVLRYGPKGVGSAHLLRAYFLNEAERKFDPNRKDDSVDVVLGNGFQQLATTTEVNQSLGDLGAPEAPPETCPMPFDK from the coding sequence GTGCGGGCACTCGTTGTCGTCGGACTGCTGGCGGTCATCGCCCTGGTCATCGTGGTCGTCGCCGTGGTGCGCGACACCCAGAGCAAGGCGGGCACGGCCGCCGGGTGCCCGGACGGCTGGCAGCTGGTCGACCTGCGGCTGCGGGAGCAGAAGGACGTGAAGCTCAACGTCTACAACGCCACCGACGAGGCCGGCCGGGCCGGCCTGGTCGCGGACGACTTCCGCAACCGCAAGTTCCAGGTCAAGAAGGTCGGCAACGAGAAGAAGGCGTTCGACGGCGTGGCCGTGCTGCGCTACGGCCCGAAGGGCGTCGGCTCGGCGCACCTGCTGCGGGCGTACTTCCTCAACGAGGCCGAGCGGAAGTTCGACCCGAACCGCAAGGACGACAGCGTCGACGTGGTCCTGGGCAACGGCTTCCAGCAGTTGGCCACCACCACCGAGGTGAACCAGTCGCTCGGCGACCTGGGCGCGCCCGAGGCGCCGCCGGAGACGTGCCCGATGCCGTTCGACAAGTGA